The Helicoverpa armigera isolate CAAS_96S chromosome 28, ASM3070526v1, whole genome shotgun sequence genomic interval AAACGTTGTCTATTAGTCCCAACATGTATCACCACCATTATATAAAGGTCTGACTCAGATATATGCAATTTTAAAAACGGAGGTGTGTCATGAATTCTGAAGAACGGTTTAAGAAGCCATTTTTCAATGTTCCTTTTCAGTTTGTACATGTATTTATTGTGAATTTGACGaatattgattattttctatgaatatttttgactGAAGTTCACAAACACAACATTTTTTGGGTATTGCAAGACTGGTAGATATTCTAATTTTAAGCAATCAATGTAAACTGCATTACTAATTAACATTTGTTTATCAATAGGtattaaactttaaataaaaaagttatttttgttgtcTAGGATATACATTTCTTTCTTTCACTCTCCAGAGTTTCctataataaaaattcctatAACAAAGATAGCAGGCTAATTTCAACTCAGGGCAAAAGGGAACTCTTACCTCATATTTAAATTAGTCAGTTCAAAACTTTGCATAATATAGTTTTCGCAAGTGGCCTATACCCCTCCCGCAATTGCATGACCCGAtaacaccattttttttgttgtggcTGGGCTAAAAAATCGCATCCCCGTCTCGTCGGGGGACAGGAGAAGGGTATGTGAGACTCCCCAGTAAAGACGTTCCcagtatacccactaaaaaggcccagcggcactcccaCTTCGCctgagggggtctgggaatctatggcgtccagtcccccaaCTGCGACTGCCCGCCtaacggcaggcccctcataccTCCTCCAGTGGGGAGGGGTAAATTATGGTTTCTGCGCAGCGTCCAGCGCAATATtccgtgacgacaaaaagtttggcgaagAAACCCACagcttattttcaaaatcccaTAGCAACAATTAGTAAATCATTCCCCATTCTCGTACATTTATGTAATCAATGTATTTTGCGTGTATTGTTTCACTCATTGCCGGTCAAACCACGATTCGATATTGACCTGAACGAGATCCGCATTCTAAGCGCGACCCTGGGCTTGTGGCTAAATGTTTTCAATATAAGAACATTGTCATGAACACTGTTTAAAGTTTTCTTTCCTCAtttggctagccttttccctcgTGGGAATCGGTGTCCAGTTCAActgaatgtagctgagtacccgTGCTTTTTgcaccgactgcctatctgatctcctcaatccagttacacCCTTtggactacccgtaacgactgctaaagatgatcaaatgacagccgggacttaatCATCACTTCTTCAATTTGCACAAAAAGCTACTTCGAAATCATTCTAATTATAGCTTATACATGGCCTAACAATGTGTTTTTTCAGACCCTATTTAAATACTTCATAAGGATTTTCACGTACATATTcatttcacgttcaattttcaaagtgttAACATTCCTTTTAAAAACCAGACGTTTATGCTGTCGATGAacctaagtatataatattttttatactaatacTATGAAGAGGAACCATCTGTTTTTCACTCACACTCCacgctcttcccgagtaacataggctatattttatcccggtgcgggcagcagTTTCCACAGGACGCGGGACATCGGTTagtcagaaaataaaacaacaataaaccaGCGTTATTCTTTATATTCAGCATCCGCGACGGCGTTGTGACGTACTTCCTCATTCTTCGATTCCTCAGGGGGCAGTGACCAGACACCCTCCGCTTCAAATGCTTTCTGCTGACCTGTTAGAAAGGTAAAGAACGTATCTTCTTTTACCCTGGAACAAATATTTCACAATACCCATGACCGAATTTGTGCGTAAGTGCTAATAGTGCTATGACTGGTTAGCTAGCTAAGGACACTCCCATGGTCCACACGGGATTTCAGTTGCACACGCAACAGTCTTGTcagtgggaaatcatcagatacCCGCTGTAGGTATAGCGTGAGGGAGCGTCAGACTCTTAcggactaaaacccatcatgttccttcttaagccctttatgtgccagggtcttggtaactctttcgaacaatcctgcagacCCAGGTCCCACGTTCACTTTTAATCACCCTCGCTATCTACCTCCTGCTCCCCTCGTGGACCATGGGATTGTTTATGACCTAATATCTTCAGGAATGAAGCGATGATACAGTAACATACAGCAAAATCTACTTCAGcgtgtataatattagtaggaaacTACCTCAAGAACaggataaaatactttttttctctGTACCAATAGGACATGACTTGTTTGCAATCTTGGCGATGATGTCAAATGATGCTCCAATGCCAAGTCTTACCTAAATGGCAGTagatttgaatttattataacgCCTATGTCCTATGTGTAATAGGTAAACCTTGAAACAGATTGACTtagaataattaatgtttaccCGGGCAGGTTTAGACCAAGGCTGCCATTTTACCCCTTATCGAAAACAAAGGGTGCTATGTACCCATATGATGATGGCCTCGTTGGCGTAATCCCAGACTGCCGGTCTGttggtcccgggttcgattctcgcaaagactataaaaccacttgactgcgcatacagtgccccgacgctcgccaaaagttagtgattttgcgcgtactataaggctacgatcagtacgatcctttagtagcgaccgtgaactgaccaatagtagccgcggattatgccgcgtccccccgcccgcagtggtgagtcgtgttcttagaagaaattggcgagtgcgctctctagaggttatttactttatggatTCTCGGTACAGTCAACATTTCTGGGATGAACATGCTTGTTAACTGGTCTGGttgttttaatatgtatttataggtatgtatatgttgTGTATATGTAGTTCATCACTTGTGTAGGCACCCATAACTCAAGCGGCTAAATAGCTCACCATAGGGCTTAACCTGTGTGAACGTATcgcactatttatttatttaaaggtcaGAAGTAGCCTCTTTCAAATAATTTCCTATACATGATTAGTGATTTCTCTCTCTGATGGAGTTTCTCTTTCTAGCCCTGTCTTTTTCGTACGAACACACTACTCAActgaattcattatttttaactttcataAGTCCTTTATAGGCCTGTAAAGGCTTTAGTTACTTTACACTATCTACTTATCTACAGTTAGTGACGGCAGGTCTTTTCTACCTTTAGTTATCAATGCAAATACTGGTTCACTCTTTtcgtgaattattatttttcatgcaGGTGGGGGAAAGACAGAAAtcacagacagacatacaaaagttactttattacatttgggttacatttacatacattgATAATATTAAGAAAGAAAGTGAGACTTTTTAAAGTCTGATACTACGGAACAGCTACTTACTCTGGAAGCTCACGTTCATCTTCAACTTCACTAGCctgtaaataaacaacataatgttaatgtacaaaagtaaaataaagaaaaataccttATCATACCTTTTCTAGCGGTTGGACTTCAATGACTAACTCAGACTAAAAGCTTCATAAGAAGACGCACCGGTTTGAAGGCATCCAAAGCATCcgaggccgatttcggccactgAGGCTGgtttattatagtgcacaagcactTGTGGAGACACAGGTGCACTGACTATTCCTTCACTATCATAGCCGGATGGGACGGTAATCAGACAGATCAGGCTCATaactgacattaacgtgctctcactgctagacaaaggcctcccccaagctAGGTGGATTTGCCTACACTTAACCGTGCTGGGAATGCGTGTGTTTGCCTACCTGAAGAAAAGTAATTTCACTGTCCGTGTTCACCAGTAGATCTGCCAGATATTGAGTGACATGATCTTCCCGGTCCACTATATCAACATCTTCGTTCGGGATGGCCAGCCTTTTCTTGGTTTCTTCTGTGGGCAGTGGGACTGCTACGGCAGCCACTGTTGCTCGTGTTGTTTCTACTTCTGAGAAGTTAATTGACGTTGGttaattatattctttttattctgcggcaaaatatttactgaactcacatacaaatatttacaatgaaaaaaaactaaaaaacgtcACAATATGCGCCTCCATCGCTGTCTACTGTACTTTACCGTCATGCTAATCCTTTATCTCATAGTCAACCAGACGCCTAGGCAGATCAAAAAGGTCAAGGTAAAaaaagacatgaaaatctgcaaagaggaagatgtcctggATGGACAAGAAGTGGAAGAAGatgatacggaaagcggaccccgtcacaaggtgggataaatactaagaaaaataaaaatattctataccATTACTTCAGACAGTTACCTAAACAATAATAACCATGGAGTATCTTATCCGTTCCTCTCCATagaaagctacttttggaacaggcaactagaatcaaacttatttgtatttttgacattcataagtgcttgtaaaggcctaaatgaatgATAATACAAACCTGCAGAATTTTTGTCGTCATATTTCTCAGCTTTGATCTCGATTTCGTTTCTCTTTCTTGAGTCTCTCTcgaggtctcgttcgtggttaCGTAGCTGTTCTAAGACATCTGCCGGTTCCTCTTCAGCATCAGACTTCGCCAAGTGGCTTGGTGCCTGGAACTGTACAAGAAAAGATCCGgctacggcgactgttctcatatcaggagattagccaactgcgcaggacattatagtgaacaagcatttgcttggacacaggtgcactcactattccttcactctcgtagcccgatgggatggcaatccgacaccaccaaagagagatcaggcgcagggccgacatttacgtgctctctgatgcacgggtgtatcaatcaccaacttacaGGCTCtggactgctttgtgaaagtttctaaaattcACAAACCGATTTCGGCTCGACATGGGAATCCAACaagagacctcgtgctcagcagtcgcgtttgcgacagctagaccaacgaggcagttgtGCAAAAATAAGATATCTTCTTCTTATgtataaaatgaattgttgttcggatgtctcactaaaactcgagaatagctggaccgatttggcttatttttggttctaaaatgtttgtagaggtctaGGGAAGCTTTCAACTATACGAAGTTTATTAGGGCAGGTAgtaatagataaataaacttaCGTCCTGGTCATCATCATTGTCGGGGCTGGATTGGACGTAGCTGATTCTGGAGAGTGCCGTCGCGACCACAAGCATGGCCAACTGTGGgccaaaatacattatttttgtcgaTGGAGCTAGAGAaaggaaaaaaaagtatttattcttCAGTGAAAAAGTCTTGttcaaagaatttttgaagtaaCAAACGACAATCCtttacaaagtaaaaaaaacacccaaacttaattatttgtaattaatatttgcaattaattattattatttcttaattaatttataacattagaaataatttatattttaggaaCTGAGTATAATAGTTTACACACTTTACTACGTCAACTGCTACCGCTTACTACTACATTAATGAACAATTTTACaccaaaaaaatctatttatccCATGCCCTTTGATATTAGgacaaataccaaaaaaaattgCTAGGAATTTAATAAATCTTACCATTAGAACTACGTCTGTTTGTGAATGCTTGACTCGCTAGTACATCGAATGACAACTGCGCGGGCGATTCACAACATAAAACAAACCGGGCTGcgattattgaaaataaacaatgctATTCAGGCTGGTTTGTAAATGTGCGACTTTTTTCTGCGATTGTCGCAAGAGTAAGTAGCTACTTATTTAAGGAAGTTTTACCATctcaaactttaattttatttgtattaatattgtgttCTACTTTgttggaaatattaaaaaaatctcaatcaTGGTTTAGCAGTTTAACACATCTAGTTCTTACCCAACTCTTtcttgcatttataatatgcaATTTTAGCAAAATTTGGGTGGAAATGTACGGAATCCGCTGatctttgataaataataatcattttgtgAAAACATGACTACAtcggatgaaaaaaataattgtaaataaattaaaactatatagCCCAcacgaaaaaaaacaaataatctactaggtacctactacacattacctattaaataacttttaaattgaGGACAAATTGTATAAGGAACATGAAACGAATCCCTTATAAGCCTCtacaatttaagaaaaaaatacaaaaaaaaaataatacctaataaattgtattaatttacgCAACTGACATTTGACAAATGAGTTGTACCCAAATTCATCACCAGGCGGATTagttacaaagaaataaaaaccttcAATCTTATCTCAAGAGGATTCCTTTGTTATCAAGTTCATTCTCCAGATTTTAAGAAAAGGAAATTTGGTTTACACGCCGCCTGAAAaagttaaacaatttatatttcttcCTGTTGGGATTTTGGGAAATGAACGAATTTTGTTGTCAGGTCACGATTTTATCAATTCTTTACTTAGTTTGCAGGCTTGTTTTATCAAGTTCCTACTTATAATAAGACAGcgtttttaactgacttcatAAAAGGAGGTTCTTGTAAcctgtatgtgtgtttgtgtgtgcgcAATTCTCTCACGTTCaaatgattttgatgcggttttgtcAGATTCGGAGGGCACgagtaggtctcggctgtcatttgaacatctttggcagtcgttgctGGTGGAAGACAGTAACTCtgaccaccagtcttaccaagctATGGTGTTGGatggccgggtaactgggttgaggaggtcagataggcagtcgctctctgtaaaaccctggtactcagctgcatccgattagactggcagccgaccccaacacagttcgGAAAAGGCAGATGATATTTGTCGGACTTAGGAGGaggttttaggtaggtacatacaggatcgaattttatccagtgcgcaaactttgtcaacttgtagtgaaataagttttatagatacgtatatttttattttgtcgtgttttagtacaaaaaagaaaatttattgatagcgaaagaggtttattttgtaacagatTGTACGGTCAAagtcgtcatagtaggcacggcgagcgctgctccaagcgcgtaagaatagttggtacctatccatattttgctgattttaatgcggacaaaataatgaaaaatttttaaaggaatttGTAAGGATTCTTGATTACTAGTCGAATTGTAATTGAATATGAACGGTATTTCACAAACGATATGTTCGCAAATTAATTGTCAATATTCCAGTCGTTATTTGTAATATTCGAGTTTATGGCATTTCTATTAAATACTAAGCTGAACCGAGAAATTAAATCTAAATTCTGAATGGCAGAAATTAATTGCTAAACTGTAAATTATTATGAACTAGCTGTTACTCGTGGTTCCAAGCGATCGCCTGGATTTGtacctgtaggtacctatataaatcgATCCATCACTCTTAACTACTTAAAACCGACTGAAAATCCGTGcagttttttaatttagtttatcgGGAATAGATAATCGTAGAGACGTGGCGGAGGACTTCATtatcgacttcaaaaaaaggaggttttcagTTACACACGGTAGGTataacatgtatgtatgtttgagcTCGATTATCTCACTTTTGtttgaaccgattttgatgcaggTTGCATATAATTTTTCATACTTAGGTATGTTATAGAAGTCGGtgttattttttgcaaaaagtgATGTGCAATCATGATAATGAGGATTATTAGGTACATTCAgactataaacaaaattatagttaAGTCTATCTAAGTTTAACAGGACAAAAGCAGTTTTAAACTCCAACAATGCCTCTGAAAGTCGTCGAGACAGTAAATTCTTCACTGAGATCGGTTTTTCGACGATTTGTCTCGAAACTTTTTCAGCGTCTGTGCCTTGGTAGACAGATAGACGTAGTTTGCCCACAAAACAATGTGGAATGACAGGTTACAAAGAAATGTCTAAGTCTACTTGATTTACGTCAAACTGTTGTGTTAGCTGAAGGTTTTCAAAACcatataacgggtgatttttttgctggtatctttttgggaACACTGTTTTggcagatcacgcgtgaatcgtgtcttgtgtcattgtcaaacttgttcagtatggtctataatttaaccatgaatcgacttacgaacgaacaacgcttgcaaattattgaattttactatcaaagacgacaatggccgaaacgttactgtgaatggcgagcgctaccgtgtgatgattggcgattttttttgcccaaattggaagaattggacatgcctgacatgtggtatcaacaagacggtgccacatgccacacggcacgcgaaacaatggcccaattgag includes:
- the LOC110382633 gene encoding uncharacterized protein LOC110382633 translates to MRTVAVAGSFLVQFQAPSHLAKSDAEEEPADVLEQLRNHERDLERDSRKRNEIEIKAEKYDDKNSAEVETTRATVAAVAVPLPTEETKKRLAIPNEDVDIVDREDHVTQYLADLLVNTDSEITFLQASEVEDERELPE